Part of the Phycisphaerales bacterium genome, CGTTGTTCGCCACGGTGCCCCCCTTCATACAACCGGATTCTATGGCTGATGCTGCTGGCGACGCTGTGGTGCCCAACAGAATATAGTTGCATAAATCGAAGTATTGGAGTACAATTCAGTATGCCAAGCGTGACAGAAAAACTCCGCGACGCTCTGGAACACTGCGGCCAGACGCGGTACGCGGTGAGCAAGGCGACGGGCATCCCGCAATCGACCCTGAGCCGGTTCGTGGCCGAGGGGCGGGCGCTGCGGGGCGACAACATCGACGTACTCGCCGACTACCTGGACCTGCAACTGGTGGCCAAGGCGAGCAAGCGGAAGGGGGCCAAGCGTGGCTAAGCAACGGAGCCGGGGCACGGGGAGCATTTTCAAGCGTGGCGGTCGCGGTTCGTGGATTGCCGTCTACACCGACGCGGACGGACGCCGGCGCGAGCGGAGTACGCGGACGACGGACAAGGGCGCGGCCGAGCGCATCCTGAGCAAGCTGGTGGCCGATGCCGCCCTGCGGCGAGACGGGGTGATCGACGCCCGGCAGGACCGGTTCATCGCTGAGAGCCGCAAGCCGCTGGCCCGGCACGTTGCCGAGTACCTGGACCACTGCCGCCACGCGGGCCACGCCGAGAAGGCCATCGACAACAAGCAACGCCACCTAGGCCGGTTGGTAGAGAGCCTGGACGACGGCCGATTGTCCGACCTGACAGCCGATGCCCTGGAGCGGTACCTGCGCCGGCTACGCGACAAGGGCCAGAGCGCCCGCACCTGGAACCTTGGCCGGCAAGTGGCGGTGGCGTTCGCGTCCTGGTGCGTGAAGCAAGGCCGGCTGGAATCCAACCCACTGTCGGTGGTGCCGAAGTTGAACGAACAACGGGACCGCCGGCGCGTACGTCGGACACTGACCGACGCGGAGTTGGCCCGGCTGATCGACGTGGCACGCAAGCGTGGCCGCGAGGCGTGGTATCTGGCGTGCGCCTTCGCCGGTACGCGAAAAGGCGACCTGCAACGGCTGACGTGGGCTGACGTGGACTTCGCCGACGCCACGCTGACGGTCCGTGAGGGGAAGGCCAAGCGGATCGACACCCTGCCCATGCATCCCCAGTTGGCCGACGCCCTGCGCCGGCGCTTGGCCGAACGTCCTGCCGTTGGTTCGGCCCGCGTGTTTCCTGAGACGGTAACGGACCTGACGCGGCGCAAGGACTTCGAGCGGGCCGGCATCCCCCTGGTGGACGACGACGGCCGCGTGGCCGACCTGCACGCCCTGCGGACAACGCTGGGCACGCAACTGGCCCGAGCGGGCGTGACGCCCCAAGTGGCCCAACGGATGATGCGGCACTCGGACTACCGGACGACGCTGAGCCACTACACGGTGCTGGGGCTGGCCGACACGGCCGGCGCGGTTGCCGCGCTGCCCTGCATCGGCACGCCCGACGCAAGGCAAGCCACGGGCACCACGGACGCCCGGCCCGAGAACGAACCCCCGCGCATACACCAGCGCATGCAAGGCCAGAGCGGGCAATCAGTGGCGCAACGGGGCACTTCGAGCGGGCACGGCCCGAGCGTGGCAGGGGCCATAAACACCGACGAAAACAGCGTTTCCAGCGTTGTAGGGGGAATGGAGCGGAGGCGACTCGAACGCCCAACTTCCAGCTTGCAAAGCTGGCACTCTACCAGTTGAGTTACCGCCCCTGGTGGGCCCATGGTATGCGCTTCTCGGACGCGGTCTTGCCCGCACAACCCTTCGCAACGCGTGTTGCCCGCCTCTCCGGTCGATAGGCCCGCCGAAGGGAGGGCTCGCCGATGGTTCGATCGGGATGGGCGGGGGCGTGTGCCGTGCTGGCGGCGTGGCTGGCGTGCGCGGTCGGCGTTGCCGCCGATCCACAAGAGGACTTCGAAGCGGGCCAGCAGGCCGAACTCGAGGGTCGATACCGCGAGGCGTTCGATGCGTACCTGCGGGCCTGGACCGATCCAATGCTGCGCATGGAGTCGGCGCGGCGAGCCCGATCGCTGGAGCGCATCGCCCGCGTGTCATCGGACGACGATGCGGCAGCCGTTGATCGCTTGCGCGAGCGGGTCGGTCCCGGTTTCCGGACGTACCGCTCGCGGTCGTACTACGTGCTGAGCGACGCGGACGATGAGTGGACGCGGTCGCGCATCACGCTCCTGGAACGAGCCCGCGAGCAGTACTTCCGTGAATTCGATCGGCTGTCCGTGCCGGTACACCCCCACCCCCACCGGCTGGTGTGCGTGTTCTTCGGTGAGCACGGCGACTACCTCGGGTTTGCGAGAGAACACGATGGCTTCGATGCGGGCTGGACCGCCGGCTACTACAGCATGGCCCACAACGCCATCGTCATCCACGACGACCGCACGTCGCCCAGCCTGTACCGCGTCAACCGACAGCTCCAGGGCTTTCAGGACCGTGCCGACCTGCTCGTCGGTCGAGCCGAAGACGCGGAGGCCCAGGGCGAGACCGAGCAAGCCGGGTTGTTGCGCGATGCGGCGGCCGACCTCGAAGCGCACATCGCCAGCGAGCGGGCGCGCATCGAAACGCAGGTGCTGCGGTTCGGCGTGGCGAAGGTGTTGCACGAGGCCATCCACCTGCTCGCGTTCAACACGGGCCTGCAGCGGCGGGGCTCGGAGTACCCGTTGTGGGTCAGCGAAGGGCTGGCGTCGAGCTTCGAGTCTCACAGCATCGACGGCCAGTTTGGATTCGCGTTCGAGTACGAGCCGCGGGAGTTGGAGCTGATGTCGCTGGCAGCCGCCGGCACCGTGCCCGAACTCACGGACGTGGTGACGCTGGACGACAACACGGGGCTGCGGATCGACACGGCCCGGCCGCTGTACGCGGTGTCGTATGGGCTGTTCAAGGAGTTGCACCGCACGAACCGCGAGGAGCTGGCCGCCTATCTCATGGAGCTGGCCGACCTTCCCCGCGGGCCGCAGACGGCCGAGCAGCACCTCGAACGGTTCGAGCGGCACTTCGGCGATGCGAGCACGCTCGAGAACCGGGTGAACCGGCGCTGGGCGGCTGCCGCCCGAGAGCGCGAGCAGGCCGAGGCGGTGCGGTCGGCCCGTCGCTAGGGCGGTCGGCACGCGAGGCGTCCGAACAATGCCACAACAGATGCCTGGCCCGCGCGGGCGTTGTCGCGCGACGGGCGGCTAGACCTCGCGCATCGGACGCTGTAATCTGTAGCGAACGGGGCACTTGCGGCTAGAAGGAGCCGGCGGGTGCGGCGTCGATTCGACCCCAAAGCACGCATCACGGGCCGTCGGTCCCTCAACATCAGGAGAGCAGCATGCCAGCGTTGGACCACACGGGAAGGTGCCGCGTTTCGGCGGCGTTGGCGATGGCCCTCGCGGCCGGCACGTCTTTGCAGATGGCCTGTGCAAGCGACTCGGCCCCGACGGCCGAGCCGGCGACCACGATGACACGATTCACGGACGAGGGCGAGCGCGGCGCGGCCGCCTCCGCGGCGTGGATGGCCCAGCAGGCCAGGGTCGGCTATCCGCGGATGCCCAGCCTGAGCCCGGACGGCTCGAAGATCGTGTTCACGTGGGCGGGCGACCTGTGGGCGGTGTCGCGCGATGGCGGCATTGCCTCTCGTCTCACCACGCATCCGGCCGACGACCTGCGCAGCGCCTTCAGCCCCGACGGCTCGACGCTCGTGTTCGAATCGACGCGTGACGGCAGCCGCAACCTGTACGCGATGCCGATCTCGAGCGAGGACGGCCGCGTGGTGGGCGGCGCCGTCCGCCGGCTGACGCTGAGCGATCGTTCGCTGACGCTCTCGGGCTTCGCGGCCGATGGCCAGTCGGTCCTGGTGCACGCGAACCTCAAGCCCAGCATGTACCGCGGCGTGAACATGTGGTCGGTGCCGCTCGAGGGCGGGCCGATCGAGTCGCTGACCGACGCGTTTGGGCTGATGCCCAGGATGTCGGCAGACGGATCGACCGTGCTCTTCACGCGTCAGCGCGACTTGTACGACCGCCCCGCCTACCAGGGACCGGCTGCCGGCAACGTGTGGGCGATGGACACGCAGACGGGCCGGTTCACGCAGCTCACGGCGTTCGACGGCAACGACGCCAACGGCTTCGCGCTGCCAGACGGCTCGGTGGTCTACACGTCGAGCCGGCACGGGCAGAACAACCTGTGGCACATTCCCGCGGGCCAGACCGACGCCGTCGGGCCGCGCCGGCTGACGGACTTCGCACCCGAGGAAGGCGAGCACACGATCGCACACGGCGTGCACGACCTGAACGTCTCGAACGACGGCTCGACCGCAACGTTTCTCGTGTGGGACACGCTCTACACGCTCGATCTGACCCAGCGGGGCGCCGAGCCCAGGGCCATCGAGGTCTACGCCTCGGGCGACTCCCAGACGCTCGACACACGGCTGGAGACGCTCGACCGCCAGGTGAGCGAGGCGGCCCTGAGCCCGGACGGCAAGACGCTTGCCGTCGTGGCACGCGGCGAGGTGTTCATTCGCAATACCGAGGACGACCGCCCGACGCGGCGGGTGACCTTTACCAGCGGACGTGAGCAGGACCTGGCCTGGAGCCCCGACAACCAGTACCTCTACTTCGCGAGCGACGAAGAGGGCGAGTTCGCGATCTACCGCGCGACGGTGAGCCTCTCGCGCGAAGACCTGATGCCCGAGGAAGAGGAAGAAGTCGTCGAGGAGGCGGACGAGGCAGTCGACGAGACCGCCGACGAGGCGACCGAGGAAGAGACCGAAGACGGCGCCGAGGACGAAGACGCCTCGCAGGAAGCCGACGAAGACGAAGCCACCGAGGAAGATGAAGCCGACGAGGACAAGATCGACTTCGGCAAGCGCTGGTCCGAAGGACTTCGGTTCGAGGTCGAGCCGTTCATCGACGGCGGCGAGCGGACCGTGCGGCCCATGCCGTCGCCCGACGGCTACCGCCTGCTGTACGTCCGCGAGCGGGGCGACCTGTGGCACCGCGACCTGGCCTCGGGCGAGGACACTCTGGTGTTCGAGAGCTGGAACGAGCCGGGCGTGCAGTGGGCTTCGGACAGCCGGCACATCGTCTACCAGGTTGCCGATCTGGACTTCAACTCCGACGTCTGGCTGCTCGACCTCGACGGTGAGAGCGGCGAGCCGGTAAACATCACGCGGCACCCGGACATCGATACGTCGCCTCAGTTGAGCCACGACGGCAAGATGCTCGTGTTCCTGAGCGATCGTGCTGGTAATAACTGGTCGTACGACGTGTACGGCGTGATGCTCGACCGCACGCTGGAGGGCAAGACCGACTACGAGTTGGCCGAGTACTTCAAGGACGCGGCCAAGGCCGTCGGCAAGGCTGGCGCGATCGACACGCCCGACATGACCGAGCCGCCGGAAGAGCGCGAAGCGCTGGAGTTCGACGTCGACGACGCGTGGAAGCGCGTGCGTCGGCTGACCCGGGTGGACGGCGCCAGCGACCTGGCGCTCACGCCCGGCGGCGACCGCGTGCTCTTCAGCACCAGCATCGACGGCAGCACGAGCCTGTACTCGGTCGACTACCGGGGCCGCGATCGCAAGACCGTGCAGAGCGGCGGCGTCTCGCAGGTCCGCGTGACGGCCGACGGCTCGAAGGCCTTGTTCATCCGCGGCGGCCAGGCGGCGACGGCCAAGCCCTCGGGTGGCAGCGCCAACACGCTGGGCATCGACGCGACCGTGCGCATCGACGTGGCGGCCGAGCAGGCCCAGAAGTTCCGCGATGCGGCCAACATGCTGGGCCGCGAGTTCTACCACCCGACCATGAAGGGCCTGGACTGGGACGCCCTGACCGAACGTTATCTCCAACTGGCACGCGTGACGCGCACGCCCAGCGAGTTCTACCAGGTCGCACGCCTCATGATGGGCGAGTTGAACGGCTCGCACCTGGGCATCTGGGGCGGCACGCAGCCCTACAGCGCGCCGTCGATCCGCACGGGCTACCTTGGCATCGATGCCGTGCCCGTCGACGGGGGCTACGAGGTGGCGAATGTGCTGCCCGAGGGACCGGCGTCCCGCGACACGAGCCGCCTGCACGTGGGCGACGTCATCACGGCCATCAACGGCGCACCCCTGGCGCCCGGCGGCGGCATGCCGACGATGGACCTC contains:
- a CDS encoding helix-turn-helix transcriptional regulator, with the translated sequence MPSVTEKLRDALEHCGQTRYAVSKATGIPQSTLSRFVAEGRALRGDNIDVLADYLDLQLVAKASKRKGAKRG
- a CDS encoding DUF1570 domain-containing protein; its protein translation is MVRSGWAGACAVLAAWLACAVGVAADPQEDFEAGQQAELEGRYREAFDAYLRAWTDPMLRMESARRARSLERIARVSSDDDAAAVDRLRERVGPGFRTYRSRSYYVLSDADDEWTRSRITLLERAREQYFREFDRLSVPVHPHPHRLVCVFFGEHGDYLGFAREHDGFDAGWTAGYYSMAHNAIVIHDDRTSPSLYRVNRQLQGFQDRADLLVGRAEDAEAQGETEQAGLLRDAAADLEAHIASERARIETQVLRFGVAKVLHEAIHLLAFNTGLQRRGSEYPLWVSEGLASSFESHSIDGQFGFAFEYEPRELELMSLAAAGTVPELTDVVTLDDNTGLRIDTARPLYAVSYGLFKELHRTNREELAAYLMELADLPRGPQTAEQHLERFERHFGDASTLENRVNRRWAAAAREREQAEAVRSARR
- a CDS encoding S41 family peptidase, whose amino-acid sequence is MPALDHTGRCRVSAALAMALAAGTSLQMACASDSAPTAEPATTMTRFTDEGERGAAASAAWMAQQARVGYPRMPSLSPDGSKIVFTWAGDLWAVSRDGGIASRLTTHPADDLRSAFSPDGSTLVFESTRDGSRNLYAMPISSEDGRVVGGAVRRLTLSDRSLTLSGFAADGQSVLVHANLKPSMYRGVNMWSVPLEGGPIESLTDAFGLMPRMSADGSTVLFTRQRDLYDRPAYQGPAAGNVWAMDTQTGRFTQLTAFDGNDANGFALPDGSVVYTSSRHGQNNLWHIPAGQTDAVGPRRLTDFAPEEGEHTIAHGVHDLNVSNDGSTATFLVWDTLYTLDLTQRGAEPRAIEVYASGDSQTLDTRLETLDRQVSEAALSPDGKTLAVVARGEVFIRNTEDDRPTRRVTFTSGREQDLAWSPDNQYLYFASDEEGEFAIYRATVSLSREDLMPEEEEEVVEEADEAVDETADEATEEETEDGAEDEDASQEADEDEATEEDEADEDKIDFGKRWSEGLRFEVEPFIDGGERTVRPMPSPDGYRLLYVRERGDLWHRDLASGEDTLVFESWNEPGVQWASDSRHIVYQVADLDFNSDVWLLDLDGESGEPVNITRHPDIDTSPQLSHDGKMLVFLSDRAGNNWSYDVYGVMLDRTLEGKTDYELAEYFKDAAKAVGKAGAIDTPDMTEPPEEREALEFDVDDAWKRVRRLTRVDGASDLALTPGGDRVLFSTSIDGSTSLYSVDYRGRDRKTVQSGGVSQVRVTADGSKALFIRGGQAATAKPSGGSANTLGIDATVRIDVAAEQAQKFRDAANMLGREFYHPTMKGLDWDALTERYLQLARVTRTPSEFYQVARLMMGELNGSHLGIWGGTQPYSAPSIRTGYLGIDAVPVDGGYEVANVLPEGPASRDTSRLHVGDVITAINGAPLAPGGGMPTMDLGEAMAGTSGQETLLDIVPADPESSAYVLIVPTSSGGDSNLRYEDGVRHRRAKVEELSNGRVGYLHIRGMNEPSLRDFERDLFAAANGKDGLLIDVRDNGGGWTTDILLSSLTAPRHAYTIPRGADPDSVPEDAYPRDRRLIYGYSRPIAVLCNENSYSNAEIFSHAIKTTGRGPLVGQQTYGAVISTGSYRLIDGTTVRRPFRGWYLPDGTDMENNGAMPDVVVLVDPGDEVEGVDPQLEAGVRAVMEEME